The Lewinellaceae bacterium nucleotide sequence TGTCATAAAAAGAAAAGCCGTAAGGGTACCAATCGCGCCATAGATAAACCCGGCAATATGCAGGCGGCTCTCGGCAAGTCCTAAAATAGGATCGAGCCCGTGGACAGGAAATGGCGTATAAACGTCCATGATGTCCAGATGTTCCTCCTTTGCTTTTTTGACTGCAGACAATAATACTTCTTCATCGTCGTATAAGCCAAACAGCACTTCTTTATTTTGATTTTCCATCATTTAATATTTATGATTGTTAGGTTGATCATTGTTGTTGAATTCCATCAACCCTATTTCATTAATGGTGTTTTTTAGCTTTTCCTCCAGTGTACTGATCCCCGTATCCTTTGAGAATTTGCTTGACCTCCGCGATGGCTACCACCGGTGCCAATCGGGTAAAGATGAGGAAAAGCGTAAAGAATAAACCAAGGGTACCGGCAAACAAACCGATCTCAACCCAGGAAGGAGAATAGTAACTCCAGCTGGAAGGCAGATAATCCCTGGCCAGGGTAGTCGCGATGATCACGAAACGTTCAAACCACATACCGATATTGATAAAGATGGACATGAAGAAAGTCCACCAGATACTTTGACGGATTTTCTTGCTCCAGAAAATCTGTGGAGAAAGTACGTTACAGGACATCATTCCTACATAAGACCACCAATACGGTCCCATTACCCTATTATAGAAAGCAAATTGTTCATAAATATATCCTGAATACCATGCGATGAACAACTCCGTAAGATAAGCCACACCAACGATAGAGCCGGTAAGCAGGATCACTTTGTTCATGACATCGATGTGTTCGATGGTAATATATTGTTCCAGTTTGAGTACTTTTCTTGAGATGACCATTAAGGTCTGTACCATCGCAAATCCTGAGAAGATCGCCCCGGCCACAAAGTATGGAGGGAAGATGGTGGTATGCCAACCAGGAATTACGGAAGTGGCAAAGTCAAAAGATACTATCGTGTGAACAGAAAGTACCAGAGGAGTAGCCAAACCCGCCAGGATAAGGGAAAGGCTTTCCCATCTTTGCCAGTGTTTCGCAGAACCGTTCCAGCTGAAAGAGAACAGGTCGTACAATTTACGACGCAATCCTTTTGCTCTGTCGCGAACCGTTGCCAAATCCGGTACCAGTCCTGTGTACCAAAACAATAGTGAAACGGTAAAATAGGTAGAGATCGCAAATACGTCCCAAAGCAGTGGTGAGTTGAAGTTCACCCACAAAGGACCACGTGTATTGGGATAAGGGAAAATAAAGAATCCCAGCCAAAGGCGTCCCATGTGAATCAGCGGAAACTGGCCCGCACACATTACCGCAAAGATGGTCATGGCCTCAGCAGCACGGTTTACACCGGTACGCCACCTTTGACGGAACAATAACAAAATGGCAGAGATCAACGTACCCGCGTGACCAATCCCGACCCACCAAACGAAGTTGGTAATATCCCAACCCCAGTTGATCGTACGGTTAAGGTTCCAGGAACCGATACCTACCCAGATTGTCCATCCCACACAAAAAACATAAAAAGCAAGTAGCGATGAAGCAATGCTGAATGCAATGACCCACATCAAACTAGGTGTCTTTTCGGTCGGAGCACAAATATCCTCTGTGATTTGATGGTAATTCTTACCTCCTAAAATTAACGGTTCTCTTATTGGAGAAACTACTGCACTCATGTTCTATATTTTATCAAAATTCCGGCTTACACCGTAAATGAGTTATTCAAAAAAATATTAGGCGTCTAATTCTTCGTTCCTGTTATTGATCCGGGCTTTATAGGCGATGGAAGGACGAACGTTGATCTCTTCCAGCACATAGTAGTTAAGCGGATTATCCATTTTTTTAGAAAGTTCGCTTTCCTTGTTATTTCCGTCACCGAATTGGATCGCTCCTGTAGGGCAAGCGGTCTGGCAGGCTGATTTAACCTCAGAATCACGCAATGCCCGGCCTTCTTTCTTCGCGGAGAGTTTTCCTTCCTGGATACGCTGCACGCAGAAACTACACTTCTCGATCACCCCTCTTGAACGTACCGTCACATCAGGATTGAGGACCATCCGTGTGAGGTTGTCTGCTCCAAAAGGAAGTTCTTCTTTCATGGCAGAAGGTTCATTGATTGGGAACAAATCCGCCGTGGTATAATCCAACCAGTTGAAACGACGCACTTTATACGGACAGTTGTTTGCACAGTAACGTGTTCCGATACAACGATTGTAAGCCATCTGGTTCAAACCTTCAGAACTGTGGTTCGTTGCAGCCACCGGACAAACATTCTCACAAGGAGCGTTATCGCAATGCTGACACATCATTGGCTGGTAAACAACATTTGGGTTTTCATAATCACCATAATAGTAACGGTCGATACGAATCCAACTCATTTCATGGTGGCGGTGTACCTCGTGTTTTCCGACAACAGGCACATTATTTTCAGCCACACAGGCTACCTGGCACGCACCGCAACCGATACAACCGTTGAGGTCGATGTGCATTTCCCAGTGGTGTCCCTGGCTATAGAAATTTTCTTTATATTCTTCGTAAGGATAAAGCGACTTAGAGTTCAGGTGTTCGGCTTCTTCCCGCTTGTGGTGGATGTGTTTCACCAACTCAGGCAACTCGTTGAGGTGTGACTGATAAATGATGGAACGTTCTGTCAAACCGCCCTGGAAACCAGAACCAAGGGTCATCACGGTCTTCTCATCGACATTGAAATCCTTTCCGGTTTCTTTGTCTTTCATGACTTCGCCGTTTTCATCACGTGTGGTAACCCCCATGGTGTGGTGATACTGCACGCAGGCGAACTCCTTATCTGTCTCCACCTTATCGGAAACGCTTACATTGGTAGCAAAATACTGAGTATTGCCGTCTGCATCAACAGACAACCAAGGATATACGTCCACACCCACCTGTTGTCCTAAAGCTCTACCGACTTTTCCTGTATTTTTTCTTCCGTAACCAATCGCAAGGCCAACGGTTCCTTCCATCTGGCCAAACTGGCGGATGACTGAAGTCAATTGTTTCACTTCTCCCACCTGTACCTCAACTTTATCCGCTTCAGAATAAATCTCCATTGGGTTGAGTCCTTTGAAGGCAGTAAATTCGTTGCCTCCATCCCACTTAACAGGGATGGTCAGGTTATTACCCCAAACACAACGGGTAACCGGATCAGGCATTTCCTGCAACCATGGGTTGTTGGCATAAACGCCGCCACCCATGTTTACGGTTTCAAAGAAAGAGATTTCCAACTCGCTCCCTGAAGGTTTACGAACCTTGGCTGCCGCGGCA carries:
- the nrfD gene encoding polysulfide reductase NrfD; this encodes MSAVVSPIREPLILGGKNYHQITEDICAPTEKTPSLMWVIAFSIASSLLAFYVFCVGWTIWVGIGSWNLNRTINWGWDITNFVWWVGIGHAGTLISAILLLFRQRWRTGVNRAAEAMTIFAVMCAGQFPLIHMGRLWLGFFIFPYPNTRGPLWVNFNSPLLWDVFAISTYFTVSLLFWYTGLVPDLATVRDRAKGLRRKLYDLFSFSWNGSAKHWQRWESLSLILAGLATPLVLSVHTIVSFDFATSVIPGWHTTIFPPYFVAGAIFSGFAMVQTLMVISRKVLKLEQYITIEHIDVMNKVILLTGSIVGVAYLTELFIAWYSGYIYEQFAFYNRVMGPYWWSYVGMMSCNVLSPQIFWSKKIRQSIWWTFFMSIFINIGMWFERFVIIATTLARDYLPSSWSYYSPSWVEIGLFAGTLGLFFTLFLIFTRLAPVVAIAEVKQILKGYGDQYTGGKAKKHH